A single region of the Xenopus laevis strain J_2021 chromosome 4L, Xenopus_laevis_v10.1, whole genome shotgun sequence genome encodes:
- the extl2.L gene encoding exostoses-like 2 yields MRWLRRIVKLRMLRMFCIVLVLLLLFLGALSALLPATNEDAMMGVRREIPLSDVSPKDSFTLIMQTYNRTDLLLKMLNHYQAMPGLSHVIVVWNNVGQETPRELWESFGPHPVPVTFKMQKVNLMRNRLQSFPEIQTQAVLMMDDDTLVSAYDVSFAFSVWQQFPDRIVGFVPRKHVSSPSGIYSYGSFELKAPHTETGDMYSMILIGAAFFHSDYLRLFEQLPASIHNMIDQTQNCDDITMNFMVANHLGKASGVLVKPTDMRNLEKEAGSGYTGMWHRAEHLLQRSYCLNKLAEIYGTMPLKYSSIMISQFGFPNYANHKSKI; encoded by the exons ATGAG GTGGTTGAGGAGGATAGTGAAATTAAGAATGCTACGTATGTTCTGTATTGTCCTGGTCCTCCTCCTACTCTTTTTGGGGGCTCTGAGTGCTTTACTCCCTGCTACAAATGAAGACGCTATGATGGGTGTCCGTCGTGAAATTCCCCTCTCTGAtgtgtctcccaaagactccttTACACTCATCATGCAGACGTATAACAGGACAGACCTACTGTTGAAGATGCTCAATCATTATCAAGCCATGCCAGGCCTTAGCCATGTGATAGTGGTATGGAATAATGTTGGCCAAGAAACCCCTCGCGAGCTGTGGGAATCTTTTGGGCCTCATCCAGTACCTGTCACCTTCAAAATGCAGAAGGTCAATCTCATGAGAAATAGACTGCAGAGCTTCCCAGAGATTCAAACCCAGG CTGTTTTAATGATGGATGATGACACCCTAGTCAGCGCTTATGATGTTTCATTTGCCTTCTCTGTCTGGCAG CAATTTCCTGACCGCATTGTGGGGTTTGTGCCCAGGAAACATGTGTCCTCACCCTCAGGTATATATAGCTACGGTAGCTTTGAGCTAAAGGCACCACATACAGAAACTGGGGATATGTACTCTATGATACTCATTGGGGCTGCTTTTTTCCACTCCGACTATCTCCGTCTCTTCGAGCAGCTGCCTGCCTCCATCCATAACATGATAGATCAAACACAGAACTGTGATGATATCACTATGAATTTCATGGTGGCCAATCACTTGGGGAAGGCGTCCGGGGTACTTGTCAAACCTACAGATATGAGAAACCTGGAAAAAGAAGCAGGAAGTGGATATACAGGGATGTGGCACAGAGCAGAACATCTCCTGCAGAGATCCTATTGCTTGAACAAGCTGGCTGAGATTTACGGCACAATGCCCTTGAAATATTCCAGCATTATGATCTCACAGTTCGGCTTCCCCAACTATGCCAACCACAAATCTAAGatatag